A portion of the Lysinibacillus timonensis genome contains these proteins:
- a CDS encoding cysteine desulfurase-like protein codes for MIKQFPINKVRSQFPALSKKVNDKSVVYFDGPGGTQMAEASINEMLTYINNGMANLHGAFHTSLETEEMLEDTRKTISAFLGCLPEEIAFGPNMTTLAFSIARSIAPFITEGDEIVVTELDHRANVDPWLTLARDKGAVVKFIKVHQDNYTLELDELENIITEKTKLVAVGYSSNVTGTVNDIQTIGNRAKEVGAFMIVDAVHAAPHIPLDFKNMNIDILLCSAYKFFGPHVGMAVIQRALFERLSVYKLDPAPEDIPYKLETGTQNHEGIAGILGALRFISELGEGSTIRERLVSGIQTIDEYETQLGDLLESFLKSKPYIKLYRPVGQVRKTPTFAFTIDGHHSRDVTKWFADHHQIYISDGDFYASTLATKLRIHKNGGWIRIGLTPYNTLEEIERFKEALAQFETIVRL; via the coding sequence ATGATCAAACAATTTCCTATTAACAAAGTTCGTTCACAGTTTCCCGCCCTGTCCAAGAAAGTCAATGACAAGTCTGTTGTCTATTTTGATGGACCAGGTGGTACCCAAATGGCAGAAGCATCCATCAATGAAATGTTAACTTATATTAATAACGGAATGGCCAATCTTCATGGAGCGTTTCACACGAGCCTCGAGACCGAGGAAATGCTTGAGGATACACGGAAGACAATTTCAGCTTTTCTAGGATGTTTACCAGAAGAGATTGCATTCGGTCCAAATATGACAACTCTTGCTTTTTCCATCGCAAGGTCGATAGCACCATTCATTACTGAAGGAGATGAAATCGTTGTTACCGAACTCGATCACCGGGCAAATGTTGACCCTTGGCTCACTCTCGCCCGTGACAAAGGTGCAGTAGTCAAGTTCATTAAAGTACATCAAGACAATTATACATTGGAACTCGATGAGCTTGAGAACATTATTACTGAAAAAACAAAACTGGTGGCAGTCGGTTATTCTTCAAATGTAACGGGAACGGTGAATGATATTCAAACAATCGGGAACCGCGCAAAAGAAGTAGGAGCTTTTATGATCGTGGATGCTGTCCATGCAGCTCCTCACATCCCACTAGATTTTAAAAACATGAACATCGATATTTTACTCTGTTCAGCTTATAAATTTTTTGGACCTCACGTCGGAATGGCAGTCATTCAGCGTGCTTTGTTTGAGCGACTTTCCGTGTATAAGCTTGACCCTGCACCTGAAGATATTCCTTATAAATTAGAAACTGGGACACAAAATCATGAAGGAATTGCTGGAATTCTTGGTGCATTACGTTTCATTAGTGAACTTGGTGAAGGTAGTACCATTCGCGAAAGGCTAGTATCAGGCATTCAAACAATTGATGAATACGAAACTCAACTCGGAGATTTACTGGAATCCTTTCTAAAATCAAAACCATACATTAAGCTTTATCGACCAGTTGGACAAGTGCGAAAAACCCCTACCTTTGCCTTTACGATTGATGGTCACCATTCACGAGATGTGACAAAATGGTTTGCTGATCATCACCAAATTTACATTTCAGACGGAGACTTTTATGCCTCTACCTTGGCAACAAAACTCAGGATTCACAAAAATGGTGGCTGGATCCGTATTGGACTCACTCCATATAACACGTTGGAAGAAATTGAAAGGTTCAAAGAGGCTCTAGCGCAATTTGAAACAATAGTAAGGTTATAG
- a CDS encoding ATP-binding protein, producing the protein MRKEHYIIKHKDIDQHTIPNYYEYGYVIRSIKDLLNQEFGFEFKMYSDGETTNEIWEVLEEDLENNKEEVRLLSYIYDGIETATISSTHTEEKLEFIIKPRLNNALYYYPNYQVALTQADVFQSHNDLTHDFILAKDDECIVAFLDYILERKREYIRNHVTVFTDTDDGVDRKKEKITTLVTRDEVFLEENMKKEIYRSIDEFFSESGSFFKTYNIPYKRGILLYGNPGNGKTTLVKSIANSISAPVAYWQITEYTSSYSIHEVFSTVAKMAPMVLVIEDIDSMPEEVRSVFLNTLDGATSKEGVFLIGTTNYPEKIDPALINRAGRFDRAYEIKLPTEELRQQYLLKKQLDQFISLEDISKLVKETKGFSFAQLNELYTSVALQWHYERKVDIDALCTQLQSDNKNNKNRTWNSELQSNHVGFKF; encoded by the coding sequence ATGAGAAAAGAACATTATATTATTAAGCATAAGGATATTGATCAGCATACAATTCCAAACTACTATGAATACGGTTATGTGATTCGTAGTATTAAAGATTTATTAAACCAGGAGTTTGGGTTTGAATTTAAGATGTATTCCGATGGTGAAACGACCAATGAAATTTGGGAAGTGTTAGAAGAAGACCTTGAGAATAACAAAGAAGAAGTAAGATTATTATCATACATTTACGATGGTATCGAAACAGCTACTATTTCGTCTACTCATACGGAAGAAAAGTTGGAGTTTATTATTAAGCCTAGATTAAATAATGCCCTTTATTATTATCCTAATTATCAGGTTGCTTTAACACAGGCGGATGTATTTCAAAGCCACAACGATTTAACCCATGATTTCATTCTAGCGAAGGATGATGAGTGCATAGTTGCATTCTTAGATTATATTCTAGAACGTAAAAGAGAGTATATTCGAAATCACGTTACTGTATTTACCGATACTGATGATGGGGTTGATCGTAAGAAAGAAAAGATTACTACATTGGTAACTAGGGATGAAGTGTTTTTAGAAGAAAACATGAAAAAAGAAATTTACCGTTCAATTGATGAATTTTTCTCTGAAAGTGGAAGTTTCTTCAAAACTTATAATATTCCATATAAAAGAGGGATTTTATTATACGGGAATCCCGGAAATGGTAAAACAACGCTTGTAAAGTCGATTGCTAATAGTATTTCGGCTCCTGTTGCTTATTGGCAAATTACAGAATATACTTCGAGTTATTCGATACATGAAGTCTTTTCAACTGTCGCAAAGATGGCTCCGATGGTACTAGTCATAGAAGATATAGACTCCATGCCTGAAGAGGTGCGTTCTGTCTTCTTAAACACACTTGATGGAGCAACTTCAAAAGAAGGCGTTTTTCTAATTGGAACGACTAATTATCCTGAGAAAATTGACCCGGCGCTTATTAATCGTGCGGGACGGTTTGACAGAGCTTACGAAATTAAACTTCCGACAGAAGAATTGCGCCAGCAGTATTTACTAAAAAAACAATTGGATCAGTTCATATCACTTGAAGATATTTCAAAACTTGTGAAAGAAACAAAAGGATTTTCCTTTGCACAATTGAACGAACTTTATACGTCCGTAGCTCTTCAATGGCATTACGAACGAAAAGTCGATATAGATGCATTATGTACACAATTACAATCAGACAACAAAAATAATAAAAACCGTACTTGGAATTCCGAATTACAATCAAATCATGTAGGGTTTAAGTTTTAA
- a CDS encoding methyl-accepting chemotaxis protein has translation MRKTKWFNLKNLRPKLILAFALVLMIPSIVIGASSYFAAQKAIEQELLFSIEENVNILNLSIDNAILPKLNDADKLASMLTSTDLQDQNIARVEEIFKQYVELHPEVDAIYVTRPDGSLIIYPDAELGADFDARQREWYKEAMAKKDESIISEPYVSVTTNEVTVAISHSTSDGTGVIGIDLKMGHLQELSEHINIGDEGYALILDQHGKYISHPENEPGSKATEPFYQNLYKDTNGTFEYELDGKPKVMGYSTNEVTGWKVAGNVYSEEISTAASPILNMTIIVLVIAFIVGAVIVLFIIRSIIAPLKSLKDKAMTISNGDLTETIEVKSTDEIGELGQAFITMRDNLTKLLRSIEENAEQVAASAEQLSASSQETSAATEEVSTSIQQVSASTERQKDGAEASVQSLAEISEGASHIAESSSKVTDLATDATKHAEEGSESVGNIMNKMQTIQDLVSESNRIIESLTERSKQIDSILKIITGIAEQTNLLSLNASIEAARAGEHGKGFAVVANEVKKLAEQSRESAKDISEIINAIQSDTESTNKMMTLVTKGVEEGVEVSNEAVKKFYQILESMNNVTPQMFEVSSTTKKVSDSIRETTSVVSEQAILAQENAAISEQVAASSQQQLAAMEEISASAQSLTEMAEELRTLIAKFKY, from the coding sequence ATGAGAAAAACAAAATGGTTCAATTTAAAAAACCTTAGACCAAAATTAATTCTTGCGTTTGCTTTGGTTTTAATGATCCCTTCGATTGTAATTGGTGCCAGTTCATACTTTGCTGCGCAAAAAGCAATCGAACAGGAACTTTTATTTTCAATTGAAGAAAATGTTAATATATTGAATCTTTCAATTGATAATGCCATTCTACCTAAACTGAATGATGCAGATAAGTTGGCAAGTATGCTTACATCAACGGATTTACAAGACCAAAACATAGCGAGAGTAGAAGAGATTTTCAAACAATATGTGGAACTTCATCCAGAGGTGGACGCAATCTATGTTACTCGGCCTGATGGTTCTCTTATTATCTATCCAGATGCTGAGCTTGGTGCGGATTTTGATGCCCGACAAAGAGAATGGTATAAGGAAGCGATGGCTAAAAAAGACGAATCTATTATTTCTGAGCCATATGTTTCCGTTACTACTAATGAAGTGACTGTTGCAATCTCCCACAGCACAAGTGATGGAACAGGTGTAATTGGAATTGACTTGAAGATGGGCCATCTTCAAGAACTAAGTGAACACATAAATATTGGTGATGAAGGTTATGCATTAATTCTTGACCAACATGGGAAATATATTTCGCATCCTGAGAACGAACCGGGTTCGAAAGCGACTGAGCCGTTTTATCAGAATTTATACAAAGATACTAATGGGACATTTGAATATGAGTTAGATGGTAAACCGAAAGTAATGGGGTACTCAACAAACGAGGTAACGGGATGGAAAGTTGCCGGGAATGTATATTCGGAAGAAATTAGTACGGCTGCATCTCCTATATTAAATATGACGATTATTGTATTAGTAATAGCATTCATTGTGGGTGCTGTTATCGTGCTTTTCATTATTCGTTCAATTATTGCTCCATTGAAAAGTCTAAAAGACAAAGCAATGACGATTAGTAATGGTGATCTGACAGAAACGATAGAAGTTAAATCAACTGATGAGATTGGTGAATTAGGTCAGGCCTTCATAACAATGCGAGATAATTTAACAAAACTTTTACGTAGTATCGAAGAGAATGCAGAACAAGTAGCTGCATCGGCTGAACAGTTATCCGCTAGTTCTCAAGAAACGAGTGCTGCGACGGAAGAAGTATCAACATCAATTCAACAAGTTTCTGCAAGTACAGAGAGACAAAAAGATGGCGCTGAAGCAAGTGTACAATCCTTAGCCGAAATTTCAGAAGGTGCATCGCATATTGCAGAAAGTTCATCGAAAGTAACAGACCTAGCAACTGATGCAACGAAACATGCAGAAGAAGGTAGTGAGTCTGTTGGTAATATTATGAATAAAATGCAAACGATTCAAGACTTAGTATCGGAATCTAATAGAATCATTGAGTCACTAACCGAACGTTCAAAACAAATTGATTCCATCTTAAAGATTATTACAGGTATTGCTGAACAGACAAACCTACTTTCATTGAACGCCTCTATTGAAGCTGCAAGAGCAGGCGAACATGGTAAAGGATTTGCCGTAGTGGCGAATGAGGTGAAAAAATTAGCAGAACAATCCCGTGAATCTGCAAAAGATATCTCCGAAATTATTAATGCGATTCAGTCTGATACTGAAAGTACGAATAAAATGATGACTCTAGTCACAAAAGGTGTTGAAGAGGGGGTAGAAGTTTCAAATGAGGCAGTTAAGAAGTTCTATCAAATCCTTGAAAGTATGAACAACGTGACACCACAAATGTTTGAAGTATCATCTACAACGAAAAAAGTATCTGATTCGATTCGTGAAACGACTTCTGTCGTAAGTGAACAGGCGATTCTAGCGCAGGAGAATGCTGCCATTTCTGAACAAGTCGCCGCTTCCTCACAACAGCAACTAGCCGCAATGGAAGAAATTTCAGCTTCAGCACAATCCTTAACAGAAATGGCTGAAGAATTGCGTACTCTAATTGCTAAATTTAAATACTAA
- a CDS encoding amidohydrolase family protein, translating into MDYKITNVRIITCNNDEVIENGEVLLNEGKIIEVGPSVQTQSIDTVEIDGTGMTVLPGLMDSHVHLGMDCSPDPFAKMKEDSAADIAFLAVQQGYDFLKAGVTSVRNLGTRYNVDITYRDAVKSGIIKGPRVFAAGRPIVMTGGHGHVMAIEADGCDEVRKAARDQIKKGADLLKVMATGGVLTEGNDPGAVQLSEEEIRCVCQEAEHASKTTAAHTIGREGIKNAIRAGVTTIEHAYLLDEEAVELMLKHGTYLVPTLMAPRLILDKTGVVPDYMIEDIKKIIEEHKQSFQMAHQAGVPIATGTDSGTPYNYPGLIVGELELMVAYGMSQLEAIQSSTIVAAKAVRSDHLIGSIEPGKAADLIVVEGNPLNDISTLRNVNYVFADGELVHKKNNLNLLQRV; encoded by the coding sequence ATGGATTATAAAATAACAAATGTCAGAATTATTACATGTAATAATGACGAAGTAATCGAAAACGGTGAAGTGCTGTTAAACGAGGGAAAAATTATTGAAGTAGGTCCTTCTGTACAAACTCAAAGTATTGATACTGTAGAAATTGATGGTACTGGTATGACTGTTTTACCAGGACTAATGGATTCTCATGTCCATTTAGGCATGGATTGTTCGCCAGACCCATTCGCCAAGATGAAGGAAGATAGTGCAGCTGACATTGCCTTCTTAGCAGTACAACAAGGCTATGACTTTTTAAAAGCTGGCGTAACATCTGTTCGTAATCTCGGAACTCGCTATAACGTCGATATCACCTATCGTGATGCTGTGAAATCAGGCATCATTAAGGGACCTCGTGTTTTTGCCGCGGGACGTCCTATTGTCATGACAGGTGGGCACGGACATGTGATGGCAATTGAAGCAGATGGTTGTGATGAAGTGAGAAAAGCAGCTCGCGACCAAATTAAAAAAGGCGCAGACCTTCTAAAAGTAATGGCTACGGGTGGCGTTCTTACAGAAGGAAATGATCCTGGTGCCGTTCAACTGTCAGAGGAAGAAATTCGATGTGTGTGCCAAGAAGCTGAACATGCTTCCAAAACGACCGCTGCCCACACAATTGGTCGAGAAGGCATCAAGAACGCTATTCGTGCAGGTGTTACAACCATTGAGCATGCTTATTTACTTGATGAGGAAGCTGTTGAACTAATGCTTAAACACGGCACTTACTTGGTCCCTACCCTTATGGCTCCTAGGTTAATATTAGATAAAACAGGTGTTGTGCCTGACTATATGATTGAAGATATTAAGAAAATTATTGAAGAGCATAAACAAAGCTTCCAAATGGCACACCAAGCGGGAGTCCCGATTGCAACAGGAACGGATTCTGGCACTCCTTACAATTATCCTGGCCTGATTGTTGGAGAATTAGAGTTAATGGTCGCCTATGGAATGAGCCAACTAGAAGCCATTCAATCCTCTACGATTGTTGCAGCAAAAGCTGTTCGTAGCGATCATTTAATCGGTTCCATTGAACCTGGTAAAGCAGCCGACCTTATTGTGGTAGAAGGAAACCCACTGAACGACATTAGCACTTTAAGAAACGTTAACTATGTGTTTGCGGATGGAGAACTTGTTCACAAAAAAAATAATTTAAACTTATTGCAGAGGGTTTAA
- a CDS encoding AbgT family transporter, with translation MGKTQGQPETNAMDVQRKGFFLKSLDRIEKLGNKLPDITTLFIIITIIILIASWFFNLIGWKAINPTNNETIAVTNLLNGDGMVRILTEAVSNFMNFPPLGMVLVAMLGVGLAESTGMISAVMRKTVLSAPQFLILPIIALVGIVGNAAADAAFVVLPPIAAMLFLAIGKNPIAGLAAGYASVATGFSANLILNVLDVAVAGFTQSAAVIADPNFVASPAMNYYFTIVSTFVLIPVVVFVNNKLVEPRLGAYVGDYKGESSELTIEEKRGLKWAGWAFLAFVIVLVAVTLPENSFMRDSETGSITSGPFMKAIIPIILLTFFIPALAYGFGAKVLKNDKDIADHLSKTLAGLSYYILLSFIAAQMIAYFSWSNLGPVIAINGAEWLQNIGFEGLPLLIIFIIFCATINLLIASATAKWAMLAPVFVPMFMYLGYNPAVTQMAYRIGDSITNTITPMLAYFAILLMVAQKYDKNMKIGTLISILIPYTIMFGIVWIIFFAIWYLLGLPLGPGYGVHL, from the coding sequence ATGGGAAAAACACAAGGTCAACCAGAAACAAACGCTATGGATGTTCAAAGGAAAGGTTTTTTTCTAAAATCATTAGACAGAATTGAAAAGCTTGGGAACAAACTTCCTGATATCACGACACTCTTTATTATTATTACAATCATAATTTTAATTGCTTCGTGGTTTTTCAACTTAATTGGGTGGAAGGCGATCAACCCAACAAATAATGAAACAATTGCAGTTACCAATTTATTAAATGGAGATGGCATGGTCAGGATATTGACCGAAGCTGTCTCGAACTTTATGAACTTCCCACCTCTAGGAATGGTATTAGTGGCAATGCTTGGGGTTGGATTAGCAGAATCTACTGGAATGATTTCAGCAGTGATGAGAAAAACGGTACTTAGTGCCCCGCAATTTCTCATTTTGCCAATCATTGCACTTGTAGGGATTGTAGGAAATGCAGCCGCAGATGCAGCGTTTGTCGTGCTTCCTCCTATTGCAGCCATGCTATTTCTGGCCATTGGTAAAAATCCAATTGCTGGACTAGCTGCAGGCTATGCATCAGTCGCAACAGGGTTTAGTGCTAACTTAATTCTCAATGTGTTGGATGTTGCTGTAGCAGGTTTCACTCAATCTGCTGCTGTTATTGCAGATCCGAATTTTGTTGCATCTCCAGCGATGAACTATTATTTTACAATCGTTTCTACGTTTGTATTAATTCCAGTCGTCGTCTTTGTTAACAACAAACTTGTTGAGCCAAGACTTGGAGCATATGTAGGAGATTATAAAGGTGAATCATCCGAATTAACGATTGAGGAAAAACGTGGTTTAAAATGGGCAGGTTGGGCGTTTCTTGCGTTTGTTATTGTACTCGTTGCAGTTACGTTACCAGAAAATTCATTTATGCGCGATTCAGAGACGGGCTCTATTACATCAGGACCGTTCATGAAGGCAATTATTCCTATTATTCTATTGACATTCTTTATTCCTGCACTTGCATACGGCTTTGGTGCAAAAGTTCTCAAAAACGATAAAGATATCGCTGATCATTTATCAAAAACACTTGCTGGTTTATCGTACTATATCTTGCTATCGTTCATTGCAGCGCAAATGATTGCTTATTTCTCATGGAGCAATCTTGGTCCAGTCATTGCCATCAATGGCGCTGAATGGTTGCAAAACATAGGTTTTGAAGGATTACCATTATTAATTATTTTCATCATCTTCTGTGCAACCATTAATCTACTTATTGCTAGTGCAACAGCTAAATGGGCAATGCTTGCACCTGTATTTGTGCCGATGTTTATGTACTTAGGGTACAACCCAGCCGTTACGCAAATGGCTTACAGAATTGGTGATTCTATAACAAACACGATAACACCGATGCTCGCCTACTTTGCCATTTTACTAATGGTTGCGCAAAAATACGATAAGAATATGAAGATTGGAACCCTCATTTCCATTCTCATTCCATATACAATCATGTTCGGAATTGTTTGGATCATCTTCTTTGCTATATGGTATTTACTCGGACTTCCGTTGGGGCCAGGCTACGGCGTTCATTTATAA
- a CDS encoding transcriptional regulator translates to MEYEILKTDFHPILKSYIPVVEGIARTFGDFCEVVLHDLTDVSSSVVAIFNGKVTSRGPGSPVTNLALEIIRKGKQGEDLWVNYLNTSVSQKKIKSSSMIIRDENNEVIGCLCINLDLTYLDMSKSIIDGIMSTTSSQEDEPQENFPHTISDLEEHIINEGIVKIGKPIHLMLKEEREEFIYYLDEKGLFLIKGAVQRIANMLDISKYTLYNYLDKANVKERR, encoded by the coding sequence ATGGAATACGAAATCCTGAAAACTGATTTCCATCCTATATTAAAGAGTTACATTCCTGTTGTCGAAGGCATTGCTAGAACTTTTGGTGATTTTTGTGAAGTCGTTCTCCATGACTTAACAGATGTCTCTTCTTCTGTGGTTGCGATTTTCAATGGTAAAGTGACGTCAAGGGGACCCGGCTCCCCTGTCACAAACCTAGCCCTCGAAATTATTCGTAAAGGAAAACAAGGAGAAGATTTGTGGGTCAACTATCTCAACACATCCGTTAGTCAGAAAAAAATTAAATCCAGTTCGATGATTATCCGAGATGAAAACAATGAAGTAATCGGCTGCTTATGTATTAATTTAGACTTAACCTATTTAGATATGAGTAAATCCATTATTGATGGAATTATGTCAACCACATCATCTCAAGAAGATGAACCACAAGAGAATTTCCCTCACACCATCAGCGATTTAGAAGAACACATCATCAATGAAGGGATTGTGAAAATCGGCAAGCCTATTCATCTAATGCTAAAAGAAGAACGGGAGGAGTTCATCTATTACCTCGACGAAAAAGGGTTATTTCTAATCAAAGGCGCAGTACAAAGAATTGCCAATATGTTAGATATCTCCAAATATACGCTCTACAATTATTTAGATAAAGCGAATGTAAAGGAACGGAGGTAA
- a CDS encoding RidA family protein: MSIKEKVMELGLSWPELAPKAMANYTPVRRSGNLLYVSGSGAFKDGRPIYIGKVGKEVSPEEAYEASKLAAVNLLSMIEAEIGSLEHIKIVKLLGFVNSAEDFFDQPQVINGASDLLVALLGEKGKHARSAIGTSILPFNIPVEIEMIAEIED; this comes from the coding sequence ATGTCAATTAAAGAAAAAGTGATGGAATTAGGTCTTTCGTGGCCAGAACTGGCACCAAAAGCAATGGCCAATTATACACCCGTCAGAAGAAGCGGGAATCTATTATATGTTTCAGGTTCAGGAGCCTTTAAAGATGGCAGACCTATTTATATTGGAAAAGTTGGAAAAGAAGTATCCCCCGAAGAAGCCTATGAAGCTTCAAAACTGGCAGCGGTTAATTTATTAAGCATGATTGAAGCAGAGATTGGAAGTCTTGAACACATTAAGATTGTGAAACTATTAGGATTTGTAAATAGTGCAGAAGACTTTTTTGATCAACCCCAAGTAATTAATGGAGCATCGGACCTTCTCGTTGCCCTTCTCGGAGAAAAAGGAAAACACGCCCGTTCAGCAATCGGGACAAGCATCTTACCGTTTAACATCCCAGTTGAAATTGAAATGATTGCAGAAATAGAAGATTAA
- a CDS encoding threonine/serine dehydratase, with translation MFVTLNQIYQAKANLAGVIIPTPLHVSRTFSELTGSEIYLKTENLQKTGSFKIRGAYNKISNLTDTEKANGVVAFSAGNHGAGTAYAAQQLGVSATVVMPTNPVLNKKNAIISYGATALEHGTTSIEMHQKAMELVQSEGRTMIHPFDDPYVIAGQGTIGVEILDELPEADVVIVPVSGGGLIAGIAAALKEMKPTIKVIGINTEGATAMYTALQNGQPTTVEKVETIADGLMAACVGDLTFAHTQHYVDDLVLVKEKDIANTVALLAERAKIVAEPSGAAALAGVLSGQLNIKGKKVVVLVSGGNVSFALYHQLIKEYTERNY, from the coding sequence TTGTTCGTTACCCTTAACCAAATCTATCAAGCAAAAGCAAATTTAGCAGGTGTGATTATCCCTACCCCTCTACATGTCTCTCGTACATTTTCTGAGTTAACTGGTAGTGAAATCTATTTAAAAACTGAAAACTTACAAAAAACAGGGTCTTTTAAAATTAGAGGTGCCTATAATAAAATCTCAAATTTAACAGATACCGAAAAAGCAAATGGGGTTGTGGCATTTTCTGCAGGAAACCATGGAGCAGGTACAGCTTATGCAGCTCAACAACTAGGTGTCAGCGCCACTGTTGTGATGCCAACGAACCCAGTGTTAAACAAAAAGAATGCGATTATATCATATGGTGCTACTGCATTAGAGCACGGTACTACTTCGATTGAAATGCATCAAAAGGCAATGGAACTAGTTCAATCAGAAGGTCGAACGATGATTCATCCATTTGATGACCCATATGTTATTGCCGGACAAGGAACGATTGGCGTTGAAATTCTTGATGAATTGCCAGAAGCAGATGTTGTCATTGTCCCTGTCAGCGGCGGCGGGCTCATTGCAGGTATAGCAGCGGCCTTAAAAGAAATGAAACCAACCATCAAAGTAATTGGCATTAACACTGAAGGTGCAACAGCGATGTATACCGCACTTCAAAATGGTCAACCGACAACCGTCGAAAAGGTAGAAACGATTGCAGATGGTTTAATGGCAGCGTGCGTCGGAGACTTAACATTCGCGCATACTCAACACTACGTGGATGATTTAGTTCTAGTAAAAGAAAAAGATATTGCAAACACAGTCGCTCTTCTCGCTGAACGAGCAAAGATTGTTGCAGAACCTTCTGGTGCGGCAGCCCTTGCTGGGGTACTAAGTGGTCAATTAAATATAAAAGGGAAAAAGGTCGTTGTCTTAGTAAGTGGCGGTAATGTTAGTTTTGCACTCTACCATCAATTGATTAAAGAATACACTGAACGTAATTACTAA
- a CDS encoding alanyl-tRNA editing protein, with amino-acid sequence MTHELFLEDSYLTQCKAEITDIQEGKVVLNQTVFYPTGGGQEHDLGVIQQGNHAVKVTKVKKENGQIYHYVESADQLLYGPVNVEIDWERRYAFMRHHSMLHIIGAIFNRKYGSLATGNQIYADKARIDLTNIIELDPAELNETIQEANVEINKNHPIQARILPRDEAANISDYIKTVVNLVPSHVKEIRLVSIGNIDEQACGGTHVRETREIGQVVLEKTKSKGKGAMRLELKIV; translated from the coding sequence GTGACGCACGAATTATTTTTAGAAGATAGTTATTTAACACAATGCAAAGCGGAAATTACGGATATTCAGGAAGGAAAAGTAGTTCTAAATCAGACGGTGTTTTACCCAACTGGTGGTGGGCAAGAACACGATTTAGGCGTGATCCAACAAGGTAATCACGCCGTGAAAGTGACGAAAGTCAAAAAGGAAAATGGACAGATTTATCACTATGTCGAGTCCGCCGATCAGTTATTATACGGACCAGTCAATGTTGAAATTGATTGGGAACGCCGCTATGCTTTCATGAGACATCATTCTATGCTCCATATCATAGGAGCAATATTTAATCGGAAATATGGGTCGCTTGCAACGGGAAATCAAATTTATGCAGACAAAGCTCGGATTGATTTGACGAATATCATTGAGCTAGATCCGGCAGAATTGAATGAGACGATTCAAGAAGCGAATGTTGAAATAAATAAAAACCATCCTATTCAGGCAAGAATTTTACCTAGAGATGAAGCTGCCAATATTTCTGACTATATAAAAACTGTGGTGAACCTTGTGCCAAGTCACGTAAAAGAAATTCGACTCGTTTCAATCGGCAATATAGATGAACAAGCCTGTGGTGGAACGCATGTAAGAGAAACGAGAGAAATTGGTCAAGTAGTTTTAGAGAAAACCAAAAGTAAAGGTAAAGGCGCTATGCGATTGGAATTAAAAATTGTTTGA